The following proteins are encoded in a genomic region of Phaeodactylum tricornutum CCAP 1055/1 chromosome 1, whole genome shotgun sequence:
- a CDS encoding predicted protein codes for MDPEWKDLKKKLFNGTLLAVSFGFVIFTVLNIDHGMTRGWTQSEIAMRIPLDNWANYESSLEEKPIFTKTLINVVIYLLGDWLSQTLFQKKNVLDFDASRTLRNGFIGLCFGPLVHEYYQFSDHILPVEGGIWNRVEKILMDQTIYLTVKCSVYISAVGLLQGDDWSTVKQTVKHRIGGIVFTAWKFWPLVHCITYSVIPAQHRILWVNSVDLIWNAILASMSQKE; via the exons ATGGATCCAGAATGGAAAGATCTAAAAAAGAAACTCTTCAACGGAACACTCCTGGCCGTTAGTTTTGGCTTTGTCATTTTTACCGTGCTTAACATTGATCACGGTATGACTCGAGGATGGACGCAGAGT GAAATCGCCATGCGTATCCCTCTCGACAACTGGGCCAACTACGAATCGAGCCTGGAAGAAAAACCTATCTTCACAAAAACGCTTATTAATGTTGTCATATACCTGCTCGGTGACTGGCTGTCCCAGAcactttttcaaaagaagaatgTTCTCGACTTTGATGCCTCACGAACACTCCGGAACGGCTTTATCGGTCTCTGCTTCGGACCGCTCGTACATGAATACTACCAATTCAGTGATCACATTCTTCCCGTCGAGGGTGGTATCTGGAACCGTGTGGAAAAGATCCTTATGGATCAAACCATTTATTTGACCGTCAAGTGTTCCGTATATATCTCGGCTGTAGGGCTTCTGCAAGGTGACGATTGGAGCACGGTCAAACAGACGGTCAAGCATAGGATTGGTGGCATTGTCTTTACCGCGTGGAAATTCTGGCCGCTCGTACATTGTATTACCTACAGTGTCATTCCAGCACAACACCGTATTCTGTGGGTCAATTCGGTTGATTTGATTTGGAATGCGATTTTGGCGTCAATGtcacaaaaagaa
- a CDS encoding predicted protein has protein sequence MATDSKDKGELTLASLLHPLDLFWTKASYRKVADEFHPFHQHSVNVALHVLTTGLGVWGAVRLAMLTQLGTSAVLAYGILIALTTPIVTALCHTVFLYGCWQTPTVAVTFLDSYTLTPLYVGVAAVVLGYGLQDLAHYLCVEKTYMGSYINAKPWMLLIHSVWLMPLVIDGVLVRNLFLDCIPSRNRNVVVDVASRQAVEDLRTWINATIPSTPETTHVWPHAQPATDGPVTQLEQDAAILAGFRRVFSATHYDIRPVVPMNEIYVTAVGAKRAINSDAVFYTPHTDGPYWWLPGASLYRVLVGVTPNQMVRTHFNLQHESQDQVLDMYNVVGFDYNRELHWIDHVPNAVNSERRSLVKLHFIVYPKGWHRYGALCAKANTTYNTWARGNFLQTLRPSTVYDYAVAWWIWLTTWSNALWEEHVGWSNLMYIATSYAVSAAIPGFGSYPFLILTSFRHYLVYMTTFAFRQPMVAHGFLMRDAKLYKTISMMHLARALVPYVDFPRDAPGLAMACVGFAVTLAATARLGMVRTYFGTELGFVKPCWIEGFPYGTIPHPMIVGQIFAFAVLLVTLWERLAAEHVALLVAHMSCYAAHMLQEMLTSSY, from the coding sequence ATGGCGACGGACTCGAAAGACAAGGGTGAGCTCACGCTCGCTAGTCTACTCCACCCGTTGGATCTCTTTTGGACTAAAGCTTCGTACCGAAAGGTTGCGGACGAGTTTCATCCCTTTCACCAACATTCCGTGAATGTTGCCTTGCACGTGTTGACTACTGGACTAGGAGTCTGGGGTGCCGTGCGCCTCGCCATGCTGACCCAATTGGGCACCAGCGCTGTTTTGGCCTACGGAATCCTGATTGCCTTGACGACTCCCATCGTTACGGCTCTTTGTCACACGGTATTTTTGTACGGCTGTTGGCAAACTCCCACCGTCGCCGTGACGTTCCTCGATTCTTACACGCTGACGCCCCTGTACGTTGGCGTCGCTGCCGTCGTGCTGGGCTACGGCTTGCAGGATCTCGCGCACTATCTCTGCGTCGAAAAGACCTACATGGGATCCTACATCAATGCCAAACCCTGGATGCTCCTTATTCATTCCGTCTGGCTCATGCCGCTCGTCATTGACGGCGTGCTCGTACGCAACCTATTCCTGGATTGCATCCCCTCGCGCAACCGCAACGTCGTGGTGGATGTGGCGTCGCGCCAAGCCGTGGAGGACCTGCGGACCTGGATCAATGCCACGATCCCTTCCACGCCCGAGACGACTCACGTCTGGCCCCACGCCCAACCCGCGACGGATGGACCCGTCACGCAACTCGAACAAGACGCGGCCATTCTCGCCGGCTTCCGTAGAGTCTTTTCCGCTACCCACTACGATATTCGTCCCGTCGTGCCCATGAACGAAATATACGTGACCGCGGTGGGAGCCAAGCGTGCCATTAACAGCGACGCTGTCTTTTACACGCCGCACACGGACGGACCCTACTGGTGGTTGCCCGGCGCGTCGCTCTACCGTGTATTGGTCGGGGTCACACCCAACCAAATGGTCCGTACCCACTTCAACCTTCAGCACGAATCGCAAGACCAAGTCCTCGACATGTACAACGTTGTGGGTTTTGATTACAATCGTGAACTCCACTGGATCGATCACGTCCCCAACGCGGTCAATTCCGAACGTCGCTCTCTAGTCAAGTTGCACTTTATCGTCTACCCCAAGGGTTGGCACCGGTACGGGGCCTTGTGCGCCAAGGCCAATACAACCTACAATACCTGGGCGCGGGGTAATTTTTTGCAAACCCTCCGTCCCAGTACCGTCTACGACTATGCCGTGGCCTGGTGGATTTGGCTCACCACCTGGAGCAACGCGCTCTGGGAGGAGCACGTGGGCTGGAGCAACCTCATGTACATCGCCACTTCGTACGCCGTTAGTGCCGCCATTCCTGGCTTTGGATCCTATCCTTTCTTGATCCTCACCTCGTTTCGTCACTACCTGGTTTACATGACGACCTTTGCCTTTCGTCAACCCATGGTGGCGCACGGCTTCTTGATGCGCGACGCGAAACTCTACAAAACCATTTCCATGATGCATTTGGCCAGGGCGTTGGTCCCGTACGTGGATTTTCCCCGCGACGCGCCCGGCTTGGCCATGGCGTGTGTGGGATTTGCCGTCACCTTGGCCGCCACCGCCCGGCTCGGCATGGTCCGAACCTATTTCGGCACCGAACTGGGATTCGTCAAGCCCTGCTGGATTGAAGGCTTTCCTTACGGTACGATTCCTCATCCCATGATCGTCGGGCAGATTTTCGCCTTTGCCGTCCTGCTCGTCACGTTGTGGGAGCGACTAGCCGCGGAGCACGTTGCCTTGTTAGTGGCGCATATGAGTTGCTACGCGGCACACATGCTGCAAGAAATGCTCACGAGCAGCTACTGA
- a CDS encoding predicted protein — protein sequence MVARDTDPLALIASNSHQEEESTPVFSPEKLCSSQPPGYVGIMSVRSQLESVKLDTNCSHSRRIMRQEDHDLDLESCHVSFGNVQIREYPIVLGDNPGGSSGPPLSIEWTHQSESSVPLDAYEQDRPNRRDRAEMCMPAFLRVKMLQEAGYSRAEIVALQKPVNITRVQRRRTNATLNLQTLHEITERTRRKTLNLLSLGTRKRKEKHFLEPFTKAKAESVKPHLSRTSILTEESFCELERPL from the coding sequence ATGGTAGCTCGTGACACGGATCCTTTAGCGCTCATCGCTTCCAATTCCCATCAGGAAGAGGAAAGCACCCCTGTCTTTTCTCCTGAAAAGCTGTGCTCGTCCCAACCTCCTGGGTATGTTGGAATTATGAGTGTTCGTTCCCAACTTGAAAGCGTCAAACTTGATACCAACTGCTCGCATTCCCGACGAATCATGAGGCAGGAAGATCACGACCTTGACCTAGAGTCGTGCCATGTCAGTTTTGGCAACGTTCAGATCCGAGAATATCCTATTGTTCTTGGCGACAACCCTGGAGGATCCTCCGGACCACCCTTGTCCATTGAATGGACACACCAATCAGAATCCAGTGTCCCACTGGATGCATATGAGCAAGATCGACCGAACCGCCGAGATCGTGCAGAAATGTGCATGCCCGCATTTTTGCGCGTCAAAATGTTACAAGAGGCCGGATACAGTCGAGCGGAAATCGTGGCGTTGCAAAAACCCGTCAACATCACCCGAGTGCAACGCCGCAGAACAAACGCCACGCTCAATTTACAAACTTTGCACGAAATTACTGAACGAACTAGGCGCAAAACGCTAAACCTTCTATCTTTGGGAACGCGAAAACGGAAGGAAAAGCATTTTTTGGAACCTTTTACGAAAGCCAAGGCGGAGAGTGTTAAGCCACACTTGTCGCGAACGTCGATTCTCACTGAAGAATCTTTTTGTGAACTCGAACGACCGCTCTAA